The following are encoded in a window of Streptomyces sp. Go-475 genomic DNA:
- a CDS encoding DUF5701 family protein, with protein sequence MPDTSPATSTALPALPALSAQAERLIELGVHEIAGLSAEEIRTFAAGTDGGDALLAVHPDRAPASALAPLLRRDGKPGFVVVDMPDVDEFTPYGLDLPDAPLYLVTGVDRGDHMGNWSPDEALPALTEEERTPLVLTEGIHWVLQQPEALERNRCFMTIGSRLRKADGTLDARTPAIWISNGTGRDGRERRNAPKVGWCWWNNRHTWLGFASATGRGK encoded by the coding sequence GTGCCCGACACCTCGCCCGCCACCTCCACCGCCCTCCCCGCACTCCCGGCCCTGAGCGCGCAGGCCGAGCGGCTGATCGAACTGGGAGTGCACGAGATCGCCGGGCTGTCCGCCGAGGAGATCCGTACGTTCGCCGCCGGGACCGACGGCGGCGACGCCCTGCTGGCCGTGCACCCGGACCGGGCCCCGGCCTCCGCCCTCGCACCACTGCTCCGCCGCGACGGCAAACCCGGCTTCGTCGTCGTCGACATGCCCGACGTCGACGAGTTCACCCCGTACGGGCTCGACCTGCCCGACGCCCCGCTCTACCTCGTCACCGGCGTCGACCGCGGCGACCACATGGGCAACTGGTCGCCGGACGAGGCACTGCCCGCCCTCACCGAGGAGGAGCGCACCCCGCTGGTGCTCACCGAAGGCATCCACTGGGTGCTCCAGCAGCCCGAGGCCCTGGAGCGCAACCGCTGCTTCATGACCATCGGCTCCCGGCTGCGCAAGGCCGACGGCACGCTGGACGCCCGCACCCCGGCGATCTGGATCAGCAACGGCACCGGGCGGGACGGCCGCGAGCGCCGCAACGCCCCGAAGGTCGGCTGGTGCTGGTGGAACAACCGGCACACCTGGCTGGGCTTCGCCTCCGCCACGGGACGCGGGAAGTAA
- a CDS encoding phosphotransferase, translating into MQEFMTPDQMAARSSRALSAAVAAGRDLGLAVTEARVLYDVFSVVVHLAPSPVVVRVPTVLPPYADAAYQSARQRLELDVVAWLAEQGHPVIPPSPLVPREPVRRDGFSMTFWQFVELDQSVEPDYVRNAGLVADLHAALREYPGELPFLSAAEPRFVTDGLAALEGRPDLLDPADLDRARREWEVLEPVVSSRAEFEAAFPGVEFQPIHGDSPAANIVSTAQGELYSDFELTTLGPVEWDLAALGPDCEAAYNAAAERRGLRPLDEGVLRVVNAVGMSRAVACLALAPRLPLLVDALKPAVEQWRTMPFAGGLGS; encoded by the coding sequence ATGCAGGAGTTCATGACGCCGGATCAGATGGCCGCCCGCTCGTCCCGCGCTCTCTCCGCGGCGGTCGCCGCCGGGCGTGATCTGGGGCTGGCGGTGACCGAGGCGCGGGTGCTCTACGACGTCTTCTCGGTCGTGGTGCACCTCGCTCCGTCGCCCGTGGTGGTGCGCGTGCCCACCGTTCTGCCTCCGTACGCCGACGCCGCCTACCAGTCGGCGCGGCAGCGGCTGGAACTCGATGTGGTGGCGTGGCTGGCGGAACAGGGCCACCCGGTGATTCCGCCGAGTCCGCTGGTGCCGCGCGAGCCGGTGCGGCGCGACGGCTTCTCGATGACGTTCTGGCAGTTCGTCGAACTGGACCAGAGCGTGGAACCCGACTACGTGCGGAATGCCGGCCTGGTCGCCGACCTGCACGCCGCGCTGCGGGAGTACCCGGGCGAGCTGCCGTTCCTGTCGGCGGCCGAGCCGCGGTTCGTCACCGACGGGCTCGCCGCGCTCGAAGGGCGTCCGGACCTGCTGGACCCGGCCGACCTCGACCGTGCGCGGCGTGAGTGGGAGGTTCTGGAGCCTGTCGTCAGCTCACGCGCGGAGTTCGAGGCGGCGTTCCCCGGGGTCGAGTTCCAGCCGATCCACGGGGACTCCCCCGCGGCGAACATCGTCTCCACCGCGCAGGGCGAGCTGTACTCCGACTTCGAGCTGACCACGCTCGGGCCGGTCGAGTGGGACCTGGCGGCTCTCGGCCCGGACTGCGAGGCCGCGTACAACGCTGCCGCCGAGCGCCGCGGCCTGCGGCCGCTGGACGAGGGCGTGCTGCGAGTCGTCAACGCCGTGGGCATGTCCCGGGCGGTGGCGTGTCTCGCGCTCGCGCCGCGGTTGCCCCTGCTCGTGGACGCGTTGAAGCCGGCCGTGGAGCAGTGGCGGACGATGCCGTTCGCCGGGGGTCTGGGGAGCTGA
- a CDS encoding sarcosine oxidase subunit gamma family protein, which translates to MAEPTIEAGPVALRRSPLEHLEGRMRAAAVPGARGVMLAERPFVTMVNLRVGPGSDAADRIERTLGTRLPRRCGDTTSSGPHTVVWLGPDEWLVLSRAEGAALTAELRTALGPDRGSAVDVSANRTTLELSGPSSRQVLEKGCPLDLHPRAFGPGRAVSTTVGPVAVLLWQVDEVPTYRLLPRSSFADYLARWLIDAMGEFRGPQVP; encoded by the coding sequence ATGGCTGAGCCGACGATCGAGGCGGGCCCGGTGGCCCTGCGGAGGAGCCCGCTGGAGCACCTGGAGGGGCGGATGCGTGCCGCCGCCGTCCCCGGCGCCCGGGGCGTCATGCTGGCGGAGCGGCCCTTCGTGACCATGGTGAACCTGCGTGTCGGCCCCGGCTCCGATGCGGCGGACCGGATCGAGCGGACGCTGGGGACGCGGCTCCCACGCCGCTGCGGCGACACCACCTCGTCCGGGCCCCACACGGTCGTCTGGCTGGGCCCCGACGAGTGGCTCGTCCTCTCCCGGGCCGAAGGGGCCGCCCTGACCGCCGAGTTGCGCACGGCGCTCGGGCCGGACCGGGGCTCGGCCGTGGACGTCTCCGCCAACCGCACGACGCTGGAGCTGAGCGGCCCGTCGTCCCGTCAGGTACTGGAGAAGGGCTGCCCGCTGGACCTGCATCCCCGGGCCTTCGGTCCCGGGCGGGCGGTGTCGACCACCGTGGGACCCGTGGCGGTGCTGCTCTGGCAGGTCGACGAGGTGCCGACGTACCGCCTCCTCCCGCGCTCCTCGTTCGCCGACTACCTGGCGCGGTGGCTCATCGACGCGATGGGGGAGTTCCGGGGGCCGCAGGTGCCGTGA
- a CDS encoding MFS transporter: MTASAPGGRDQGARTGGEEPDPRRWRALWVTLVAGFMSLLDVSIVAVALPTVQRELHASAAQVQWVVSGYALTFGLALVTAGRLGDALDRRRIFLLALSGFVLFSAACGAAPTITSLVAARLAQGLAAGFMAPQNSALIQQMFRGAERGRAFGFFGATVGISSAVGPLAGGLILALADGPQGWRWIFYINVPIGILAVLLGRRLLPRTRRSGRGHVDLPGVLLLGLGVLALMYPLVQAEAGGLTRLWWLFPVGAVLLVVFVRWQRRLVARGTQPLLDPRLFTTVRGYAVGVGVGTLYFIGFSGVWLVFALFYQQGFGFSPLRSALAVTPFAVGSACAAAVSGRLVDRLGRLLTVGGLTGVILGLGGTALLLRLAPLGIAPWLAAPALFLGGLGGGCVISPNITMTLRDVPVRMAGAAGGALQTGQRLGAAVGTAALPGLFYLVLSGTDDYRGALVAAMGAGLVGMAASLALATYDWRRDRRTDRPHPKCPDDVAHSPVHARQT; encoded by the coding sequence GTGACCGCATCAGCGCCGGGCGGGCGGGACCAGGGCGCGCGGACGGGCGGCGAGGAGCCGGACCCGCGCCGCTGGCGGGCCCTGTGGGTCACCCTGGTGGCCGGCTTCATGAGCCTGCTGGACGTGTCGATCGTGGCGGTGGCCCTGCCCACCGTCCAGCGGGAACTGCACGCCTCCGCCGCGCAGGTGCAGTGGGTGGTGTCCGGGTACGCCCTGACGTTCGGCCTGGCCCTCGTCACCGCCGGCCGCCTCGGCGACGCGCTGGACCGGCGCCGCATCTTCCTGCTCGCCCTCAGCGGCTTCGTGCTGTTCAGCGCGGCCTGCGGAGCGGCACCCACCATCACCTCGCTGGTGGCGGCCCGTCTCGCCCAGGGCCTGGCGGCCGGCTTCATGGCCCCGCAGAACTCCGCGCTCATCCAGCAGATGTTCCGCGGTGCCGAACGCGGCCGCGCGTTCGGTTTCTTCGGCGCCACCGTCGGCATCTCCTCCGCGGTGGGCCCCCTCGCCGGCGGGCTGATCCTCGCGCTGGCCGACGGCCCCCAGGGCTGGCGCTGGATCTTCTACATCAACGTCCCCATCGGCATCCTCGCCGTGCTGCTGGGCCGCCGCCTGCTGCCCCGCACCCGGCGCTCCGGCCGGGGGCACGTGGACCTGCCGGGCGTACTGCTCCTCGGCCTCGGCGTCCTCGCGCTCATGTACCCGCTGGTGCAGGCCGAGGCCGGCGGCCTCACCCGCCTGTGGTGGCTGTTCCCCGTCGGCGCCGTCCTGCTCGTCGTCTTCGTCCGGTGGCAGCGGCGCCTCGTCGCCCGGGGCACCCAGCCGCTGCTCGACCCGCGCCTGTTCACCACCGTGCGCGGCTACGCCGTCGGCGTCGGCGTCGGCACCCTCTACTTCATCGGCTTCAGCGGCGTCTGGCTGGTCTTCGCCCTCTTCTACCAGCAGGGGTTCGGCTTCTCACCGCTCCGGTCCGCCCTCGCCGTGACCCCCTTCGCGGTCGGCTCGGCCTGCGCGGCCGCGGTCTCCGGCCGGCTGGTGGACCGGCTCGGCCGGCTGCTGACCGTGGGCGGGCTCACGGGAGTGATCCTCGGACTCGGCGGCACCGCGCTGCTGCTGCGCCTCGCGCCCCTCGGCATCGCGCCCTGGCTGGCCGCCCCGGCCCTGTTCCTCGGTGGCCTCGGCGGCGGCTGCGTGATCTCCCCCAACATCACGATGACCCTGCGGGACGTCCCCGTGCGCATGGCCGGCGCGGCGGGCGGGGCCCTGCAGACCGGCCAGCGGCTCGGCGCCGCCGTGGGCACCGCCGCGCTGCCCGGGCTCTTCTACCTGGTGCTGAGCGGGACCGACGACTACCGGGGCGCCCTCGTCGCCGCGATGGGCGCGGGCCTCGTCGGCATGGCGGCGTCCCTGGCCCTCGCGACGTACGACTGGAGGCGCGACCGGCGGACGGACCGACCGCACCCGAAGTGCCCGGACGACGTCGCCCACAGCCCCGTGCACGCCCGGCAGACATAG
- the proP gene encoding glycine betaine/L-proline transporter ProP, translating into MAAPDNDESVDPAAVRRHRVLFRAIEKRRHPKLRRSDITVTDEAAVKRATKAAALGNAMEWYDFGIYSYLASTIGKVFFPSGNDTAQLLSSFATFAVAFLVRPLGGMVFGPLGDKVGRKRILSLTMIMMAVGTFAIGLVPSHAVIGLWAPALLIFFRLVQGFSTGGEYGGASTFIAEYAPDKRRGFFGSFLELGTLAGYVGASGLVVVLQSVLSDEQMLAWGWRVPFLIAAPLGFIGLYLRLKLDETPAFQKLEGGQVKASEAAEAVETSAAADLGKIFTRYWRPLLLCLALVAAYNITDYMLLSYMPTYLSDELGYGTNHGLLILLIVMVLQMCLINQVGRLSDRFGRRPLLMTGMLGFLFLSLPSFLLIRQGSVVLIALGLLLMGLSLVTMLGTMSAALPAIFPTHVRYGSLSVAYNLATSVFGGTTPLVITALISAFDSTLMPAYYATAAAAVGVIAVLCMRETANKPLAGSPPSVETEAEAEELVQSQSPRPRF; encoded by the coding sequence ATGGCGGCGCCCGACAACGACGAGTCGGTGGACCCGGCGGCTGTGAGACGGCACCGCGTGCTGTTCCGGGCGATCGAGAAGCGACGCCACCCGAAGCTGCGCCGCAGCGACATCACCGTGACCGACGAGGCGGCGGTCAAGCGCGCCACCAAGGCCGCCGCCCTCGGCAACGCGATGGAGTGGTACGACTTCGGCATCTACAGCTATCTGGCCTCGACCATCGGGAAGGTCTTCTTCCCCTCGGGGAACGACACCGCCCAGTTGCTGAGCTCCTTCGCGACGTTCGCGGTGGCCTTCCTGGTCCGCCCCCTCGGCGGCATGGTCTTCGGGCCGCTCGGCGACAAGGTCGGCCGCAAGCGCATCCTCTCCCTCACCATGATCATGATGGCCGTGGGGACGTTCGCCATCGGACTCGTCCCCTCGCACGCCGTCATCGGCCTGTGGGCCCCGGCCCTGCTGATCTTCTTCCGGCTGGTGCAGGGCTTCTCGACCGGCGGGGAGTACGGGGGCGCCTCGACCTTCATCGCGGAGTACGCGCCCGACAAGCGGCGCGGCTTCTTCGGCTCCTTCCTGGAGCTCGGCACCCTCGCCGGCTACGTCGGGGCCTCCGGCCTCGTCGTCGTCCTGCAGAGCGTCCTCAGTGACGAGCAGATGCTGGCGTGGGGCTGGCGCGTCCCCTTCCTGATCGCGGCGCCGCTCGGCTTCATCGGCCTCTACCTGCGGCTGAAGCTGGACGAGACGCCGGCCTTCCAGAAACTGGAGGGCGGCCAGGTGAAGGCCAGCGAGGCCGCGGAGGCCGTGGAGACCTCGGCCGCCGCCGACCTCGGCAAGATCTTCACGCGCTACTGGCGGCCGCTGCTGCTGTGCCTCGCGCTCGTCGCGGCGTACAACATCACCGACTACATGCTGCTCTCGTACATGCCGACGTACCTGTCCGACGAACTGGGCTACGGGACCAACCACGGGCTGCTGATCCTGCTCATCGTGATGGTCCTGCAGATGTGCCTGATCAACCAGGTCGGGCGGCTCTCGGACCGCTTCGGGCGGCGGCCGCTGCTGATGACGGGGATGCTGGGCTTCCTGTTCCTCTCCCTGCCGTCCTTCCTGCTCATCCGGCAGGGCAGTGTCGTCCTCATCGCCCTGGGGCTGCTGCTGATGGGGCTGTCGCTGGTGACGATGCTCGGCACGATGTCGGCCGCGCTCCCGGCGATCTTTCCGACGCATGTCCGCTACGGGTCCCTGTCGGTCGCCTACAACCTGGCCACCTCGGTCTTCGGCGGCACGACACCGCTGGTGATCACCGCCCTGATCAGCGCCTTCGACTCGACCCTCATGCCGGCCTACTACGCCACGGCCGCCGCGGCCGTCGGTGTGATCGCCGTGCTGTGCATGCGGGAGACCGCCAACAAGCCCCTGGCCGGCTCGCCGCCGTCCGTCGAGACGGAGGCCGAGGCCGAGGAACTCGTCCAGTCCCAGTCCCCACGCCCCAGGTTCTGA
- a CDS encoding LysE family translocator: MDTTTLAAFLAVDLLLVVTPGADWAYAIAAGLRDRSVVPAVAGLVAGYAGYTLLAVAGLVVIVARSGALLTALTLAGAGYLVWLGWGVLRQPAALTASAEGAGSTGSSPGRILLKGAGTSGLNPKALLLYFSLFPQFIDPAGGWPVATQTGLLGSLHMTACAVVYLAVGVLARTVLKTRPSAARTVTRASGALMIAIGGFLLVEHLTG; this comes from the coding sequence ATGGACACGACGACACTGGCGGCATTCCTGGCGGTGGATCTCCTGCTGGTGGTCACCCCGGGCGCGGACTGGGCCTATGCGATCGCCGCGGGTCTCAGGGACCGGTCGGTCGTTCCGGCGGTCGCCGGGCTGGTCGCCGGATACGCCGGGTACACGCTGCTCGCGGTCGCGGGCCTGGTGGTGATCGTGGCGAGGTCGGGAGCCCTGCTCACCGCCCTGACTCTGGCCGGGGCCGGCTATCTGGTGTGGCTCGGCTGGGGCGTGCTGAGGCAGCCGGCCGCCCTGACGGCCTCCGCGGAAGGAGCCGGCTCCACGGGCTCGTCACCCGGGCGGATCCTGCTCAAGGGAGCCGGTACCAGCGGGCTGAACCCGAAGGCGCTGCTGCTGTACTTCTCGCTGTTCCCGCAGTTCATCGACCCGGCGGGCGGCTGGCCGGTCGCCACGCAGACGGGCCTGCTCGGCTCGCTGCACATGACCGCCTGCGCCGTCGTCTACCTCGCCGTCGGAGTCCTGGCCCGCACGGTCCTGAAGACCAGGCCCTCCGCGGCGCGGACGGTCACCCGCGCCTCCGGTGCGCTGATGATCGCCATCGGCGGGTTCCTGCTGGTGGAACACCTGACGGGCTGA
- a CDS encoding Lrp/AsnC family transcriptional regulator codes for MDALDRKILTELQLDGRLTVTELAARVKLSVSPCHRRLRDLEREGAIRGYRAVVDPAAVGLDFEALVFVTLRWEDADTVTAFEEAVAAVPHVLQAQRLFGEPDYLLRVATADLAAFQQLYDQRLARLPGVQRLTSTLVMKHVVDDRPLPE; via the coding sequence ATGGATGCCCTGGACCGGAAAATTCTTACCGAGCTGCAGTTGGACGGCCGGCTCACGGTCACCGAGCTGGCCGCTCGCGTCAAGCTGAGCGTCTCGCCCTGCCACCGCCGGCTGCGCGACCTCGAACGCGAGGGCGCGATCCGCGGCTACCGGGCGGTCGTGGATCCGGCCGCCGTGGGCCTCGACTTCGAAGCCCTCGTCTTCGTCACCCTGCGCTGGGAGGACGCCGACACCGTCACCGCGTTCGAGGAGGCGGTGGCCGCCGTCCCGCACGTGCTCCAGGCCCAGCGCCTGTTCGGCGAGCCCGATTACCTCCTGCGCGTCGCCACCGCCGACCTGGCCGCCTTCCAGCAGCTCTACGACCAGCGACTCGCCCGACTGCCCGGCGTGCAGCGCCTGACCTCCACGCTCGTGATGAAACACGTCGTGGACGACCGGCCGCTGCCGGAATAG